From the genome of Halorussus caseinilyticus, one region includes:
- a CDS encoding CBS domain-containing protein, producing the protein MDIADIATTDYTELEAESNLGKARSVFEEENPKGIIVTKAGEYEGVITQKQLLRSHIEDHTKVETLTKSAPKVERTDNVRDVARALVEGGTKVAPVFESGSLWGVISQDLILEAVLENLDTLTVEQIYTENPISIAEDATLGQAINRLREHGVSRLPVVDEDGFLTGVVTTHDVVEFATRNVEKTTRGDRSGEGDRLLDLPVYDVMSSPAATTTLDESVRDAVERMFEKDYSGLVVTPEDDDRVVGGVVTKTDVLRALSYTEEDVMDVQITNVNLLDTLSRESIRSSIEEIAEKYGKMRVRHAHVRFHEHKEKLRGTPLIQCKIRLRTNRGQVAGSGEGYGAEQAFSVARDKLERNVLEVKGVESDREYEGQLLRKLGEL; encoded by the coding sequence ATGGACATCGCTGATATTGCAACGACGGACTACACCGAGTTAGAGGCCGAATCGAACCTCGGCAAAGCTCGTTCCGTCTTCGAAGAGGAGAACCCGAAGGGCATCATCGTGACCAAGGCTGGCGAATACGAGGGGGTCATCACCCAGAAGCAACTGCTTCGCTCACACATAGAGGACCACACCAAAGTCGAGACGCTGACAAAATCCGCACCGAAAGTCGAACGAACCGACAACGTTCGGGATGTCGCGCGTGCGCTCGTGGAGGGCGGCACCAAAGTCGCGCCCGTCTTCGAGTCGGGGTCGCTCTGGGGCGTCATCAGTCAGGACCTCATCCTCGAAGCGGTGCTGGAGAATCTCGACACGCTGACCGTCGAGCAGATTTACACGGAGAACCCGATTTCCATCGCCGAGGACGCGACGCTCGGGCAGGCCATCAACCGCCTGCGCGAACACGGCGTCTCCCGTCTTCCCGTCGTGGACGAGGACGGCTTCCTCACCGGCGTCGTCACCACCCACGACGTGGTGGAGTTCGCTACCCGGAACGTCGAGAAGACCACCCGCGGCGACCGGTCGGGCGAGGGCGACAGACTGCTCGACCTGCCGGTGTACGACGTGATGTCGAGTCCCGCGGCGACGACGACGCTCGACGAGAGCGTCCGAGACGCGGTTGAACGCATGTTCGAGAAGGACTACTCCGGACTCGTCGTCACGCCCGAAGACGACGACCGGGTGGTCGGCGGCGTCGTCACGAAGACCGACGTGCTTCGCGCGCTGTCGTACACCGAGGAGGACGTGATGGACGTGCAGATTACCAACGTGAACCTGCTCGACACCCTCTCGCGGGAGTCGATTCGGTCGTCCATCGAGGAAATCGCCGAGAAGTACGGCAAGATGCGGGTCCGCCACGCCCACGTCCGGTTCCACGAACACAAGGAGAAACTCCGCGGTACGCCGCTGATTCAGTGCAAGATTCGACTCCGAACCAACCGCGGACAGGTCGCGGGGTCGGGCGAAGGCTACGGTGCGGAACAGGCCTTCAGCGTCGCGCGCGACAAGCTAGAGCGTAACGTCCTCGAAGTGAAGGGCGTCGAGAGCGACCGGGAGTACGAAGGACAACTCCTGCGGAAACTCGGCGAACTCTGA
- a CDS encoding lycopene cyclase domain-containing protein, whose product MIPDIGAAFGEYTYLVTEVVWGTVAVGLLYRAGAIVQAARTIAVLYPIAYLWDWYTLRIGVFAIPLRTGIEFLGIPIEEHIFMVVVPALVLGIHENLVTRG is encoded by the coding sequence GTGATACCCGACATCGGCGCGGCGTTCGGCGAGTACACCTACCTCGTGACCGAAGTCGTCTGGGGGACCGTCGCGGTAGGACTCCTCTATCGGGCCGGGGCGATAGTTCAAGCCGCCCGAACTATCGCCGTCCTCTACCCAATCGCCTATTTGTGGGACTGGTACACACTCCGTATCGGCGTCTTTGCCATCCCCCTTCGGACTGGAATAGAGTTCCTCGGGATACCAATCGAGGAACATATCTTCATGGTGGTAGTCCCGGCGCTCGTCCTCGGAATTCACGAGAACTTGGTCACTCGGGGATGA
- a CDS encoding DUF7344 domain-containing protein yields the protein MTHPEPEETPNQQDSAVAETQVSGVVDSEDEEEVEEELSRDLVFDVLKNRRRRYALHYLRRADGSVQLSELAEQVAAWENDITVDTISAAERKRVYTALYQSHLPKLDDAGIVEYNQNRGIVELSGAAEQLDVYLDLESRPDIPWCNWYLGLAVGGLGVLTGAWLGLPPFSLVADVLLATVIVVAYGSVAVAHTYFSRHASGAGETPPEIQES from the coding sequence GTGACTCATCCGGAACCGGAGGAGACTCCGAACCAGCAGGACTCGGCCGTCGCGGAAACGCAGGTCTCCGGCGTCGTCGATTCCGAGGACGAAGAGGAAGTCGAGGAGGAACTCTCGCGGGACCTCGTCTTCGACGTTCTGAAGAATCGGCGACGACGATACGCTCTCCACTACCTCCGACGTGCGGACGGGTCGGTCCAGTTGTCCGAACTGGCCGAACAGGTGGCGGCGTGGGAGAACGACATCACCGTCGATACGATTTCCGCGGCCGAACGAAAACGGGTATACACTGCGTTATACCAGTCTCACCTGCCAAAGTTAGACGACGCGGGCATCGTGGAGTACAACCAAAATCGCGGAATCGTAGAGCTGTCGGGTGCCGCCGAACAACTCGACGTGTATCTGGACCTCGAATCCCGACCCGACATCCCGTGGTGCAACTGGTATCTCGGACTCGCAGTCGGCGGTCTCGGCGTTCTCACGGGTGCGTGGCTCGGTCTCCCGCCGTTCTCGCTCGTCGCGGACGTTCTCCTCGCGACGGTCATCGTCGTCGCCTACGGCTCGGTGGCGGTCGCACACACGTACTTCTCGCGGCACGCGAGCGGGGCTGGTGAAACACCACCAGAGATTCAGGAGTCCTGA
- a CDS encoding DUF7504 family protein, which yields MEEAVRSGQVPVGDGADAIARGVQTLVRAPTDADPLSVLPERAFDNLLVVSARDHPNRLQTHLERAGHDPATVGVVPVIPAAEAYDGDLWTTDPVNPDDLTGLAMRFSDAMEYVEPGNGWVLVDGLGVLLVYADDVRVCRFFQTLTNRIRARDVPGVYRANPDVIADETYERLRTMCDVEYESE from the coding sequence ATGGAAGAGGCAGTGCGGTCCGGGCAAGTCCCGGTCGGCGACGGGGCGGACGCGATCGCACGAGGAGTACAGACGCTCGTCCGAGCGCCGACCGACGCCGACCCGCTCTCCGTCCTGCCCGAACGCGCGTTCGACAACCTCCTCGTGGTCTCGGCGCGCGACCATCCGAACCGACTCCAGACGCACCTCGAACGCGCGGGCCACGACCCCGCTACCGTCGGCGTCGTGCCGGTAATTCCCGCGGCCGAAGCGTACGACGGCGACCTCTGGACGACCGACCCCGTTAACCCCGACGACCTGACGGGACTGGCGATGCGGTTCTCCGACGCTATGGAGTACGTCGAACCCGGCAACGGGTGGGTGTTAGTAGACGGTCTCGGCGTACTTCTGGTCTACGCCGACGACGTGCGAGTGTGTCGCTTCTTCCAGACGCTCACCAACCGAATTCGCGCGCGGGACGTGCCCGGCGTCTACCGCGCCAACCCCGACGTGATAGCCGACGAGACGTACGAACGACTCCGGACGATGTGTGACGTGGAGTACGAATCGGAGTGA